The sequence CAGCTGCACCTGAACGATTTCCGCCTGCTCCAGAGAACCGGAGGCGGTGAAACGAATGCTGGGACCTCGGACGCTGAAAGCCCCGTCGGATTTATACAGCGTCCATGTGCCATGCGGGGCCGAGGGGTCCATCCATTGGAGCGTGCCGTGTTCCCAGGCCAGTTTAAAGAAGATGGGCCAGCGCTTCGGTTCCGAACCGGAGGCCGGCCAGTTTTTCAAAATGTCGGGAGATCCGCGCACCCAGGGGGTGTTGAGCGAAATCAGGCCAATCGCTTCCAGCGGGCGCCTGCGCCAGAGGGCCCGGGGCACGTCAACCAGGCTCAGGGTCAGTGAAATATCCGAGGCGCGAAGAATTAAATGGGAGGGTTTTTCCGTGTCCCAGACCTGAACGTTATTCAGCCGGAGGCGGTGAAGAAAGGCGACGGAAATGCTGTCAATTTGAACGCGGGCATGGAAGACATTCCCGGCGCGGCGCTCCAGCGCGGACAGAAGCCGGGGCTCCCAGCTGGACACAAAGCTTTGCATCGCCCACAGCGAGGCTCCGAGAATGCAGAAAAAGAGTACGACCGTATTGAGGAGGCGTCTCATTCGATACTTAGTATAACAATCGACCCGCAACGGCTCCTACCTATTTAGACAGTTTCTCTATGCTGAAAGTTCCATCGCTTGGATTATTTTACCCTCACTCCATCCCTCCCCCTCCTCAGGGGGAGGGTGAGTAAGATTATCTGCCGGGATTATCGCCCCTCTCCCTGCTGAGGGAGAGGGGCGGGGTGAGGGTTTGGGTTGAGAAGATATAAAACACCCCACTCACGGGTTTTCTTGAGCGAGGTGTCTGTCTAAAAGGTGACGCTTAGTGTTTAACGGATTTCGGTACCGGCTGACTGCCGAACGTCAGATGTTTATCCTCCGCGTCATAATCCGTGAAGATCGTGGCGGGTGCGCTGAAGCGCTTCGCCAGGATCTCGCTGGCCAACGGGTCTTCGATGAGCCGCTGGATGGTGCGCTGCAGCGGACGGGCGCCGTAGTGCGGATCGAATCCCTTTTCCAGCAGGTGTTCCTTGGCTTGATCGGTGAGCTGCATCGTGTAACCCTGGGTCTGGAGTTTGGCCCTCACGCGATTAATCATGAGTTCCAGGATCTTTTTCATGTCTTCCTTGGTGAGCGCGTGGAAGAAGATGATGTCGTCAATCCGGTTCAGGAATTCCGGATTGAACGCCCGTTTGACTTCCTCCATAACGATTTCTTTCATGGATTGGTAGTCCCGTTTGGCGTCCTCTTGGACGAGGAAACCCAGGGATTTGCCTTTGGAAATCAGGCGCGCGCCGACATTCGACGTCATGATAACGACGGTGTTCTTGAAATTCACTTTGTGGCCCAGGTTGTCGGTGAGCTGTCCGTCATCGAGCACCTGCAGCAGGATGTTAAACACATCCGGGTGCGCTTTTTCGATTTCGTCCAGCAAAACAACCGAATAGGGTTTTCGGCGGACGGCTTCGGTGAGTTGGCCGCCTTCCTCGTAGCCCACGTAGCCCGGAGGAGCCCCAATCAGCCGGGACACGGAAAATTTCTCCATGTACTCGGACATGTCGATGCGGATGAGCGCATCCTCTTCGCCAAAGAGCACTTCCGATACCGCGCGGGCCAGTTCGGTTTTTCCAACACCGGTGGGTCCCAGGAAAATAAAGGAACCGATTGGGCGCTTGGGATCTTTGAGCCCCGTGCGCGAACGGCGGACCGCCTGCGACAAGGACTTGATGGCTTCTTCCTGGCCCACGACCCGTTTGTGCAGTTCGTCTTCCAGATGGATCAGTTTGTCGGATTCCTTTTCCGTCAAACGGTTGACGGGAATGCCGGTCCATTTGGAAACAATGTTGGCAATTTCCTCGGACGATACCGTGGGCTGGGTGCTTTCACGTTTTTCCTTCCACTTTTTCTTGGAATCATCGAGTTGTTTGCGGAGTTCTTTTTCTTTGTCCCGCAAGCGCGCCGCCTTCTCATATTCCTGGGACGAGATGGCGGTGTCTTTGTCCTTGGAGATCTGGCCGATCTCAATTTCCTTGTCCTTTAAATTTTGCGGCAGGACGGTGGTTTGCAGGCGCGCGCGGCTTCCCGCCTCGTCGATGAG comes from Elusimicrobiota bacterium and encodes:
- a CDS encoding ATP-dependent Clp protease ATP-binding subunit, with product MSNRFTERAQRVILIAQEEAKRLNHDYVGTEHILLGLIALGEGVAAQVLANLGVDLRRVRAEIEKIVGTGDNVMLLGEIPFTPRAKKVLELAVEEAQNMGHSHVGTEHLLLGLIREEEGVAAQVLENLGVRLDIVREEVISLLGEGQPGPAPAAPARSSGSKSKTPTLDEFGRDLTQMARDNKLDPVIGRLDEIERLIQILSRRTKNNPVLIGDPGVGKTAIVEGLAQKISSGDIAEMLLGKRVMTLDLAAVVAGTKYRGEFEQRLKNIIEEIRRAKNSIILFVDELHTVIGAGAAEGAIDASNILKPALARGELQCIGATTYDEYRKYIEHDAALERRFQPITVDPPSVEDTVKILGGLREKYEAHHKVKFTDDALQAAAELADRYISDRYLPDKAIDLIDEAGSRARLQTTVLPQNLKDKEIEIGQISKDKDTAISSQEYEKAARLRDKEKELRKQLDDSKKKWKEKRESTQPTVSSEEIANIVSKWTGIPVNRLTEKESDKLIHLEDELHKRVVGQEEAIKSLSQAVRRSRTGLKDPKRPIGSFIFLGPTGVGKTELARAVSEVLFGEEDALIRIDMSEYMEKFSVSRLIGAPPGYVGYEEGGQLTEAVRRKPYSVVLLDEIEKAHPDVFNILLQVLDDGQLTDNLGHKVNFKNTVVIMTSNVGARLISKGKSLGFLVQEDAKRDYQSMKEIVMEEVKRAFNPEFLNRIDDIIFFHALTKEDMKKILELMINRVRAKLQTQGYTMQLTDQAKEHLLEKGFDPHYGARPLQRTIQRLIEDPLASEILAKRFSAPATIFTDYDAEDKHLTFGSQPVPKSVKH